From the genome of Rattus rattus isolate New Zealand chromosome 6, Rrattus_CSIRO_v1, whole genome shotgun sequence:
CAAGGCCCACCCCCACAAGGAGGCCCACAGCAGAGACCCCTCAGCCTGGAAACCCCAAAATTCCCCACCAGGAGGCCCAGCAGAGACCCCTCAGCCTGGAAACCCAcaaggcccacccccaccaggAGGCCCACAGCAGAGACCCCCTCAGCCTGGAAACCCACAAGGCCCACCCCCCACCAGGAGGCCCACAGCAGAAACCACCTCAGCCTGGAAAGCCCCAAGGCCCACCCTCACAAGGAGGCCCACAGCAGAGACCTCCTCAGCCTGGAAAGCCACAAAGCTCACCCCCACCAGGAGGCCCTCAGCAGAGACCCCCTCAACCTGGAAACCCACAAGGCCCACCCCCACAAGGAGGCCCACAGCAGAGACCCCCTCAGCCTGGAAAGCCACAAGGCCCACCCCCACAAGGCGGCCCTCAGAGACCTCCTCAGCCTGGAAACCAGCAACGCCCACCACAAAGTCCCCAATTCGGCAGACCACAGGGACCTTTCCAGGGCTTGGGTCCTCAGTAAACCAGAAATCTTTGAGAGGTATGACTCATATATTTCATCTTGCTGTGTTGCAGACAACTGAACTCCTCTATTTTTTCAGGGTATAGAAATTAACCAACCTAAATATGTAGACATGACTTTATCCTGGACCCAATAAcaaatttatttgtattaaatatttaatgatctTTCCATGAAAGAACATATGACTTTGGAGGAATATGtcctccaaattttgtctcccaCAATTATTGCCATGCCTTATATGTTTCTGCCAAGAAGACCCCTTTTCTTCCTAAGGTCCTTTACCTTATGGCTGGGACTCATGAATTCCTAAGGATACACAGATCTCATCATATTcttcattcttgtttttgttttgttcttattgcTTATTATGTACATGTCGTGTTCTCTCTGAAACCTGTCTCCattatgttttatttcagaaagtGAGTAAGAAGATCTCTCCTTCATGTTTTTTCTGCTGGCACAGCAGGGTCAGACTGGAGATTCACAACATTAATAAAGTGATCAGCCTGCAACTTCTgattgctgtctttttttctggaTGGTATTTCAGGACTGAAAATAATCCATGCGCTCAGTACACTTGCTTTATTACCCAGTATCTCTCCAccactgttattcctttctcattagtatttagaaaaaaatttttgataACACACACTAGTTTATTCCACATATACATACTAAATCACcaacataaatttaattaaaatgaaccTTTACAGAAAAAAACTGAAAGTCTATGAATGTTTCTATTAATTCCAACATCTTTGAAGCTTAACAGATGGAAAGTAATAAACATTCTCCAGAAAGGAGATTTAATTATACCTCCTAATTTATGACTACTATAAGATTAGAACTTACACTATTAAACACACAGTACAAGCTCTTGAGATCATGTATAATTATTTCactgaaaaattttaaacttgATTTTAAATACTCATTAAATTTTGCAAATTGAAACAAATTATTTACATAATGATATATACAATTACTAATTACAAATACAGATATAAGTTGGATGTTTCAAGTACTAGAGCTGTCTTAGACCAAGGCATAAAATACCAAGAATTCCCGGCAGACAATTTACTACATAATAATTTTAAGTTGTCTTTAACACACTTCCTGGCTTAACCACCTCATCTGGTAACAAACTAAATGAAACAGTCCTTACTTCCTGTCAGAATTCTGCTCAGGAAGAATCATCATGATGGGTTATTTTCTGTGCCAATTTGACTGGAGCACGAGGTACCCAGATATTTGGTAAAGTATTCTGGAAGTTACTATGACAatgcctctttttttgtttttctccttctttattaacttggatatttcttatttacatttggatggttattccctttcctggtttccaggccaacatcccactaatccctccccctccctttctctatgggtattccccttcccatcctccccatatTACCACACTCCCCgaaacagtcacattcactgggggttcagccttggcaggaacaagggctttcccttccactggtgctcttactaggctattcattgctaccgatgaagttggagcccagggtcagtccatgcagtctttgggtagtggcttagtccctggaagctctggttgcttgacattgctgttcatatggggtctcgagctccttcaagttcttccagtcctttctctgattccttcaacgggggttccgttctcagttcagtggtttgctgctggcattcgcctatgtatttgctgtattctggctttgtctctcaggagagatctatatctggttcttgtcatcctgcacttctttgcttcatccatcttgtctaattggttggctgtatgtgtatggaccacatgtggggcaggctctgaatgggtgttccttctgcctctgttttaatctatgcctccctttttcctcccaagagtattcttgttccccttttaaagaaggagtgaagcactcacattttggtcatccttcttgagtttcatgtgttctatgcatcgagggtaattcgagcatttgggctaatatccacttatcaatgagtgcataccatgtgtgcttttctgtgatttggttacctgactcagtatgatattttccagttccatccatttgcctatgaatttcataaagtcatagtttttgatagctgtgtagtattccattgtgtagatgtaccacattttctgtatccattgttctgttgaaggtcatctgggttcttttcagcttctggctattataaataaggctgctatgaacatagtggagcatgtgtcttttttatatgttggggcatcttttgggtatatgcccaagagaggtatagctggatcctcaggcagttcaatgtccaattttctgaggaacctccagactgatttccagaatggttgtaccagtctgcaatcccaccaatggaggagtgttcctctttctccgcatcctcgccagcatttgctgtcacctgagtttttgatcttagccaatctcactgatgtgaagtggaatctcggggttgttttgatttgcatttcccttatgactaaagatgttgaacatttctttaggtgtttctcagccattcggcattcctcagctgtgaatacttTATTTAGatctgaacccaattttttaatagtgttatttttctccctgcagtctaacttcatgagatttttgtatattttggatataagccctctatcagttgtaggattggtaaagatcttttcccaatctgttggttgccgttttgtcctaaccacagtgtcctttgccttacagaagctttgcagttttatgagatatcatttgtcgattcttgatcttagagcataggccattagtgttttgttcagtaaattttctcgagtgcccatgtgttcgatatgcttccccagtttttcttctattagtttgagtgtatctggtttgatgtggaggtccttgatctacatggacttaagctttgtacagggtgataagcatggatcgatctgcattcttctatatgctgacctccagttgaaccagcaccatttgctgaaaacaccatctttttttccattgaatggttttggctcatttgtcaaatatcaagtgaccctaggtgtgtgggttcatttctgggtcttcaattctattccactggtctatttgtctgtatctgtacaaataccatgcagttttaacaCTATTgcctgtaatactgtttgagttcagggttagtgattcccctggaagtccttttattgttgagcatagttttagctatcctgggttttttgttactccagatgaatttgtaaattgttctttccaactctctgaagaattggattgctattttgatggggattgcattgaatctgttaaTCTTGCCAAGATACACTCTACTGGAAGGGGTTGTACAataattgactttttaaatatatttcaactCATTACATGATTCTTTGAAATCTTGATTCATGTATATAATGCCTCTGATTGTGCTTATTTAGTAGTCTTTCCTAATTTTCTCCCATCACTGTTAAGTATCCCTCCTCCCTAAAAATTCCCTTCCTTAGGATGAGAACTTTATGCTATCTTTTTTTACACTATGAGTTTCATTATAGATGTTATATCACAATTTGTTCAGTATTCTTCAGTGGAGGCAGGTGCACTTTCTTTGTTGTATACAAAGCAATAATTCATTCCCATTCCCTAAAATCCCTAGTATTCCCTGAACTCATAACACCTGTGATTACCTGCAAAAAGATTCACCCAAGATTGACCTAGTTAAAATGTGTGGAGGAAGTTTCACAATGCTGAATCCTTGATGACTGCTTATGTGTGTGGAGATTAGTTTACTTGGTTTACTTTAGCTACTGCTAACTTGTGTATTCTCCAGTGGATGGCCTTACATCTtctagaatacagaaaatacctATTGAAATGAGTGgaatataaaagtataataatGTGTTGACCTGATATTTGAAAAGGGACATGTTGAGGATCTGGAGATAATGACTGCAAGAGAGTAGTCATGAAAATCATCAAAATAGATCTATAGGTTAATGAACatctcaacaaataaataaaaattattacatcTGCTCCACATTTTCACTTTACATATGTTCTCTTAGTCAACTGCCAAGTTCCTCTTTCATACATACCCTTTCAAGCCTCTTGTTCTCTCCATGTACTCTAACTTAAACACAACATTCATTTTGAGGCCATGAACTGCTTAAAAGAGCAGACTGACATCTGACTCCCTGCGCTTGTTTATTTCACTCAGTTTAacttttatcatttgtatgtcTGTATTGCTAATGTcataatttcagttttctctAGTTCTGAATATATTTCTATTGCATGTACCCACCAAACTTTTATTACTCATTCAGAATTTGATGGATGTTTAGTCCGTTTCCATTTTCCTGCTTTTGTATGATGGTAGCaatagacatgtgtgtgtgtatctccatcACAGgttataaaatactttatttctatACCCAACACTGTTTTAGTTTGTGTTGTATGATGACTTTAGCTTTTTcagaaaccatcacagaaatgTCTATTTTCTTTAATCACTCTGGTGAGAGTTGAACTTTGAAACAGAGGTACTGCCTGTTTTAtgggtatttaaattttttccatgaCCTCCAGAAGtaacaaacaataataatttaat
Proteins encoded in this window:
- the LOC116903052 gene encoding acidic proline-rich protein PRP33-like, with the protein product MLVVLFTAVLLTLSYAQEPGEELQSLNQTPNQKPPPPGFPPRPPANGTQQGPPPQGGPQQRPLSLETPKFPTRRPSRDPSAWKPTRPTPTRRPTAETPSAWKPTRPTPHQEAHSRNHLSLESPKAHPHKEAHSRDLLSLESHKAHPHQEALSRDPLNLETHKAHPHKEAHSRDPLSLESHKAHPHKAALRDLLSLETSNAHHKVPNSADHRDLSRAWVLSKPEIFERK